TATACACCTTAACTCTTACACAATACTTCAAGAACTTTTAAACACTCGGAAGAAACTCTCTCGCGTATACAAATCTCTTTAAACTCTAAAAAATGAATAGATCTTTCAAATGAAATAAATGTCTAGCTTATATAGCCACTTGACATCTAAAAAACTAATTATTGTTACAAGTGAATATAACTATCAAGTTTGTTGGAGTGGTGATGGCAACTGTAGGGTGTTTGTAATCTATTATAAACAGATGATAAATCGGAATAATTACTCcacaaaaatcataaaagttgtCACATTATTTGCTTAATCGAAGAAAAATGTGTGAATGAAGTTCAATTCAATTAATTAAGCCATGTCCAATAGACACTATCTTTTGTTCTAGTCTTAGCAAAATAAATATATTGATATATGTTGTCTATTGCAAGATAAATATAAAAaggattaataaaaaaataaccgTTTTTCGAAAGGCAAATCTAATTGTATGTAGTATTTCGAAAGGCAAATCTAATTGTATGTAGTATAATCGTGTTGGGAAATGTCCCAGAGGGCATTTCCCATCTCAAGACGCATTTCAATTCAACGAAACATTTACTTATTTCAATGGAATAAGGAATACCACAAAGTAATTGCATGATGCAAATTGCTTGAAAGCAGTAAAGCTTATGAAGCAAGTAAATAGGGAAGAATGTAGAGATATTACCATAACaaactaatattatatataattttcatataaTTCCAAAGATTTTACTGTAAAGATCTAAAAAACCATATACTACAAGAAAGTTTGAGTCCCAAATTAATTATACTactaaacaaaagaaaaaattgaaaacaCGTGTGAGTGAGAGAGTGAGCACATGAAATGGCAAGAGCTACAGATACTCAAATTGATCAAGACCTTAGTCCTTACATCTAAATATTCCCacgaaaataaaaataaaaataaactcaaTGATTTACAAAGACGCCTATGGAATACCAATTCCCAAAGATGCATTTTCAAAGAATGCATGGTCATATCAACAAACTCAGGGCCTACCATTGCGGCTTTGACACATTGCCAGTAAGTAGTGCTCATACACTATGCGAAGACACTTTCTCAGCTACTAACTTGATCTCTTTCACTCTCTCATCAACTAATTTCTGGAGCTGTTCTTCCTGATTTGCTTGGCTTTCATCCATAATTTGAACTGTGCAAGCTACCTCACCATCTTGTGACCTAATCATGGCAAATGACATCTCTTGATCATAATCACTCTCCACTGGAATCACTTGCTTCCCAGATGTACCAGAATCTTTTCCGAGTATATCCTCCCTTACACGATTCAAAATTATCCCCACAAAATCATCCATGTACTTGTCAGCAGGACTAAGCCCAAGATAGATCAAAACCTCCCAACACTGCAGAAACtgctttttattaatttttaaacttTTCTGAACATCCTCAATGGCAGATCGAGGAGGCACAAGGCGATGGATCTGGGTTTTCTTTGATAATTTTCCTTGCTTTAGATGTGAAACAGCTTCGTTTACTGTTTGCTGAATTGGTTCAAAAATAAGCAGGCGCTGTACATCAACACATGTACGCACATGTTGCAAGTAATCCAAAGGTTCTTCAATCGTCAGGTCAAAGACATCTTCAGAGACTGCAACATCATAGAGCACCTCAAGGAGGTATCGACCATAGCCTTTGTGCTGATAAGGTGGCAATACCAGAATCTGCCATTTATGTAAGCCTCATTAAAAAATACTGAAAGATACAGAAACATCTATACTTATAAACAATAGATGCATTTTAAATTGCTTCTGTTAAAGCATCTTAACTTAACTAATATAATGACAAGAAATATACAAACCTGACTGATCCGCAAACGGGAACTATCAGGATAGTGGTAAAATCGATATGCAGCAGCGAAACCGAGCAACAAACTATGCTCTTCACCCTGATGATCAATTTTCTTTTGAATCAGGAGATACAACTCCCAACATGGATCAGTAACGTCAATTGGACTGCCACCTAATCATATATAGTATTGGTTAAAAACATGTAGTTAATTTTTTATTGCAAAAGATCAAGAACTTAGGTAAGACTAAAATATACCATCCACAAGTAGGAAAACAAGAGGAATCAATTGACCATAGAGAGGTCCAGCTTCTGTATCACCAATCACCATTCGGACAACCTGAACAAGAGGAGAATGCATGAGATGTAATACACACTTCATTACAGCTAAGGACAGAAATGCAGTGAAAGATCAACAAATAAACCTTCATGAACGTTCAATAAATATGTAATGCAAGTACATAACTACGTATACCATATAATCACAAAATAACTGTTCAAAGCACCTCAACATTAGACGTTGCAACTGAATTACTATCAGAACTGGCAACATGCCCGTTGGAGGTCTTTTGCTGCAATACCTGCCCACCCGACACAATGGATCTGCCAAAAGATCACAGAAACAAATACTAAGGTTCAGTGAGAAAGGAAAAAGAGGTACACAGAAATTCTTCGGTTTAAATTTTGATGTGTAACTACAATGATGTGATACCTAATAAAATTTCTTTGAGTTGAAAAGGTTTGAAGGAACTCGTCCTTACTCTCAACAAGAGTCGCAGCAAAAATATTCTGTTGAACA
This genomic interval from Humulus lupulus chromosome 8, drHumLupu1.1, whole genome shotgun sequence contains the following:
- the LOC133797168 gene encoding histone acetyltransferase type B catalytic subunit, translated to MGQKKQPAAAPIGDPKKRRRVGFSAIDAEIEAKDCIKIYLVSSKEEVDASSSFCIDPVDLNSFFGEDGKIYGYEGLKITIWVNSVSFHAYADITYESTSDGGKGITDLKTDLQNIFAATLVESKDEFLQTFSTQRNFIRSIVSGGQVLQQKTSNGHVASSDSNSVATSNVEVVRMVIGDTEAGPLYGQLIPLVFLLVDGGSPIDVTDPCWELYLLIQKKIDHQGEEHSLLLGFAAAYRFYHYPDSSRLRISQILVLPPYQHKGYGRYLLEVLYDVAVSEDVFDLTIEEPLDYLQHVRTCVDVQRLLIFEPIQQTVNEAVSHLKQGKLSKKTQIHRLVPPRSAIEDVQKSLKINKKQFLQCWEVLIYLGLSPADKYMDDFVGIILNRVREDILGKDSGTSGKQVIPVESDYDQEMSFAMIRSQDGEVACTVQIMDESQANQEEQLQKLVDERVKEIKLVAEKVSSHSV